A stretch of DNA from Lysinibacillus sp. B2A1:
CTTCCTAATTTTTGTATCCCAATATTCCAAAGGACAAGGCAAACAACTGTAGAGATAACACCTGTATATAAAATTGATAAAATAAAAGAATAATTGATGTTATAAATATGAAAATCAAAGATATTCATGGGTAGAAGAATAATAAGTCCGAATAAACCTGAATATAAGGTACACATTAGGGGGAAGTTGTTTTCATAGCCCATAAGCTGCATACGGAGTATATCCCCCAAACACCTACAGCTAGTACCATCTGTAAATCCCCAATATTATAATCCACTGAAAATAGTAAATTGATCTTTCCTTTGGACAGAACGATCAGGACGCCCAAAAGTGAAACAATCATAGATAAAACTTGTCGTATATTGATTTTTTCTTTTAAAAATAAATATGAAAAAATAGAAATCGAAATAGTATTTAAGGCTGAAATTAACCCAACATTTGTTGAGGTAGTTTGTTCTAATGCCGAAAATTGAAGCAGGTTAAATAAAGCAACACCTGAGATTCCCATCAAAATTAATGGTAAAACTGCATGTGAGGAAGGAATTATTTTTTTGTCCTTCCACCAAACCATAGGCAGTAGGACAGCAATAGCAATGATCCACCTTAAGCTTGTCAATGTCAGCGGTGAAGCATGATCTACAAGAGATTTGCCAACTACAAAATTTCCTCCCCATAGCAAGCTTGTTAATAGCAACAATAACACATAAAAATTTGACATATCATTTAGCTCCTTTTTCCCTCTAACGTTGAAAAATAGAAGCCATTGTGCACAATGACATTTCCTATATGGATTTGTTAATTATTATATTGTTTTTATTGATTTTAAGGAATGCTGTTTTGTATAATTCTAAAAAAACGAAATAAAAGAAAATGAAATGTGTATTTTAGAAAATATAATTAATTTATAGTGTATTCTTAAGCTTGTTTTTAGAATAATCATAAAAGGAGAATTTACGTGTTATCATTTGTCAGCAAATTTTAGATACAATCGATATACAAATCTTGGATATTTTGCAAAAGGAATCTCAAATAAGCAATGCCGAAATTGCAAGACGTGTTAATTTGTCCCCTCCAGCCACCCACACAAGAATTAAACGGTTAGAGGGTGAAGGGTTTATTAATAGACAAGTGGCGATTTTAAATCAAGAGAAGCTTGGTTTTGATTTACTGTGCTATGTTTTTATCAGCACAAATATCCATCAAGCCGAACAATTAGATATTTTAGAAAATGCTTTAGAGGCAATGTCGGAAGTATTAGAATGTCATTGTTTAACAGGGGAATACGATTACCTTCTAAAGGTAGTGATAAGAGACAGAAAGGAGCTTGATGGCTTTATAAGAAAGCTAAATAAGCTTGGGATATCTAGAATTCAAACTAACTTATCGTTAAGAGAAATAAAAAATTCTACAGTTTTGCCTATAACTAACGTAGAGTTTGGAAAGTAGCTACAGGAAGATCCATTTTTTAAAAAGTGGTTTATCACACAAGTAACGGTAGAACATGTAAAAGCTTATCTACCGTTACTATTTTAATGTTATTTTTGTTATTCTTCAGCTGCAATTGACCGCAATTCCCCATTTGAATACACAAAGGATTTTCCGTTGATAGAGAAGGGCTGCGTTAAATCAAGACCTACACCTTCCGCAAACCTCGGAAAATTTTGAGCAAAATCAGGTGTATTCATACTTTCAACTGAGCTTTTACCATCAGCGAGACGAACTAAACTCATAAAAATGCTAACTAGTTTATTTGCTTCTTGACGTTCTTGCTGTGAGTAAGATTGATGGATACGCAATGATTCCAATTGTTCCGGAGTTAACCTTGTACCAGATGCACCAGGTGGACGATATAATTTAGGACTAAAATTGGAATTAAAGCCCCCGCCTGTTAGAGGTGTACCGTTTAGTGGCTTACCATTAACAGTACCGATATGATAGTAGACACCATTTGAAATAGTAATAGAATTTGTTTGGGTATTGACTAATTGAGTGGGAGGTGCGCCCTGGAAAATCGCATTACTAGATTGCACAAATTCAGCATGCTTTTTTCTGGAAAGCTCAATCTCCATCTCTTTGGAATCTACATCTTGACTCTTGATTTCAAACGGGGTGGCATTTTGATTCATTTGAAATGAAGAAACAGCTCCTAAATTTGCATATGGGTTTAGTGTAATTTTCATCTATCATTCCTCCTTTGTATTTACGGTTTCTATCGGTATGAGTTTATCTTTTTAAACAATTGTTTTGATACATAGAATGGAGTTTACCAGTTTTTTATTTGCAGCCAGACTCTTACTACAGCAAAGATACTTATAGTCTAGTGGATTATCGATATTTAATATTAAAAGAAAAATTGACGCATTTAGAAGAATTAGCACATAATCTATTATATTTTAGGAATTTTTAGAAAATATTGTTGAATAAATGTAAAAAGATAGTATAATGAAGGTGTAGTTACAATATTGGTTATAAATTCCATAAAGGATATAAATAACATATAAATAGGTGTAACTATAAAACATATGAAATGAGGAGATTTTATGATTAACATGATTCAATATTTGGAAAAAAATCCGTCGTTAGTATCTTTGTTAAAAGAAAAAAAGGCTTCTCTTGTTGGTGTTACAGAACTTGAACAGAAGGCAATTGTAGATTCATTTGATGAAGATGTATGTTTAGAAAATGGCCTTTGGTATCTATAAAAAATAATTGGATTTGGCTTGCTATAAGTACTTATCTTTTATTAGGCATTTATTTGCTTTATGTTACTTATAGCACGCCTTATTTAGGAATTACACTGAAGGAAGAAAATGGGCAATGGTTAATAATAGATCCATATTATAAAGAATGGGCAAACAAGCATCAAATCTCTTCAGGAGATATTATTCTTAAAATTGACGGTGTCCAAGTTGAAGAAGTAAATAGTTTAAAATATTATCCCGTAATAAGGGGAGCTAAAGACTTAATATTAATGAAACAAGATGGAAAGATAATTAACATAAAAATAGAGCCATTGGATATTCCAAAACAATTTATTTATGTATTGGTAGTTCCTACTTGTTTTTACTTGTTAAATTTAATAATTACTATTTATTTATACTATAAACAAAGGAATACGAATCTAATAAACTTGCTTATCTTATTCATACTTGCTGTGTCATTAGCCTATGTAAGCCTTGGTGCATCAGGTAGGTTAGATAGTATTGGAACAATTGTAAATCGAAGTAGTATGCTACTTTTCTTAGTTTTTTTGATTCATTTTCTAAGAGATTATTTTTTGTTTTTAAATTTAAGGTGGTTGTTTATACAAAATATTAAAATATTCTATGTAATACCCTTAATGATAGCTATTTTTAGCGTACTCAGTATTATATTCCCATTTACGAATACTTTATTTTCTACTATCACCTTGTGGTTATTTTTTATTTTACTTGTTTTAATTCTTTGTGTTTTAGGGGTAAGTTACTATAAAAATAAAGCCCCACAATTAAAAATTTTATTAATGAGTATAATTATCCCATTCTTGCCATTTCTTTTTATGTATGCTTTGCCGAAAATCATTTTCCATGATCATATCATCTCTGCTGATGTAAGCTCCGTATTCTTAATGCTCATCCCTTACAGCTTTATCTTTACACAACTCACTGAACGTATATTTGATATGGAATACTTCATTACACGCTTACGTCATTATTTTAATTTTTCCTTTGCCTTTACAATTTGGCTAATGATTGGTCTTTATTGGATTACTGATTTATCGATTTCAAGAATGACAGAAATCTTCTTTTTTACTTTTTTATCGTTAATTGCTCTTTTTTATATAAAAGAGAAGATTGATTATCGTAAGCGAAAAATTCTGTTTTCCACAAAGGGAGATTATATCCATCGATTGTATACGACTGTTGATAGTATAGGTAGAGTCGTGAAAATTGAGGATTTACTAGAAAGATTTGTTCAGGAAGTCTCCTTGCATCTGGAGATTCATCATGTTTATGTACTTACCTACGATTTTCACACACATGCTGTTACTTCAACGAGCAAATTAAAAGAATATACACAAAATCAAGTGGATGAAGTATTAATTGAGCAGCTACGGTTAGGAGATATTAAGAAAACGGCTCATTTTTACATTGCCTTTATTCATCAAGATGCAAACTTTAAGCGAATTCTAGTTGTCGATCATAATCAATCTATTTATTTAAAAGAAGAGGAATTACTATGGCTAGAGCTATTGCTTCTGTATTTAAATAATTTTATTGAAAATACGAAAATGGTTGAAGGTCTTTTAGAACAGTTAAAGCATATGAAAGCAACGGATAAAAGTCAGATGCCATGGCTCAATAAATTACTTTGGCTGCGATTTGAAGAAGAAAAATATCAATTGGCACAAGAGTTACACGATACAAACCTACAAGAACAACTACATATCGCAAGGGAAATGGATGTGCTTGTCCGAACAAAGAATACGGTAGATATTCAAACAAAGCTTTCGAAGATTCATGAACATATGCTAGCTTCTTTGAATGATTTAAGAGGCTATTGTGAAAATTTAAAGCCTCCTTTATTAGATACATTGGGCCTAAATGCAGCCCTTGAGAAGCTTATTCAAAAAATTCATAAACGTGCTGAATTTGTTCTAGTTTATACCATTGATCGTCTTTATTTAGAGGATGAGCGTTTAAACTTAATGATTTATCGTCTTTTCCAAGAGCTATTGAATAATGCCTTGAAACATTCGTATGCTGATACTGTTGAAATTAACCTATTTGAAACAGAAGATGGATTTGAGATTAATTATGTTGATAATGGTGTTGGCTGTAAGATGGATGATATTATTCTTGCTGATTCCATGGGGATTAGGGGGATGCAGGAACGGGTACAGGCTTTTAATGGTCAGTTCTCGATTATTACGAATTTAGGGGAAGGCATGTCCATTCGAATCATGGTGAATGAGGGGAATACTTCCACTACTTATGGCTACGAGCCTTATAATAAAAGGCAAGCTTATATAGGATAATCTATGAATAGAAAGCAAAACATGAACCATTTTTATACCTTCTAATCTATTTGTATTGTGCAGAATTCACAGTACAAGCAAAGATTAGGAGGTTTTTGCTTTGAAATTGACAAGTTTTATGTTTATTTAATAAAAGAAAGGAGATGTTAGTCTTGGAAAAAGAAGAAATGATACTAGACTTTACCTCACAACAAAATGATTTAAAGGAGCGAATTTCTCTACAAAATAATTTCTTAGTAAATCAAATTAGCCTTGTTGCTGGCGTAGATATTGCCTATTGGCATAAAAATAATAAAGAATATGGTGTTTGCTGTATACAAGTTTTTGATTTTAGTTCAAAAAAATTGATAGAGCAGGTTGCGTACATAAATGAAATTACCGTTCCTTATATTTCTGGGTTCTTGGCTTTTCGCGAACTGCCTCTTATTTTAGAAGCTGTGAAAAAGCTGAAAACTCATCCAAGCCTGTATATGTTTGATGGCAATGGTTATTTACATAAGCGTCATATGGGAATTGCCACACATGCTGCCTTCTACTTAAAGAAACCAGCAATTGGCATAGCGAAGACATACTACAAAATTGAAAATATAGATTTCACGATGCCTAACAATATTGGGGGAGCGTTTACTAATATCGAAATTGATGGAGAGGTATATGGGCGTGCGCTTAGAAGTAGAAAGGATGTTAAGCCTATATTTGTGTCGTGTGGAAACTGGATTGATTTAGACACAGCCACGAACATAACGATGCATTTTATTGATAAAGATAGCCGTCTACCAATCCCTGTAAGATATGCAGATTTAGCCACTCATCAGGCAAGGAAATTGCATCAAGATGATGTGTAAACATGTCGATATATCTAAGAGATGCGAATTCACTTTTTTAGAATGTAGTATGAGGGGGATCTAAATTGAATACTCAAGCGAATAATTTATGGAAATGTATCATTGAAAAAAAAGGCAAGGATGCATTGAATCTTCAACCTGGCGCGACAGCTGAAGAATTTCAGCTAATTGAAAATACTTTAGGTGTTACACTTCCACAGGAAATGAAAAGTTTTTATAGCATTTATAATGGACAAGTATGGGATTTAGGGATAGAGCCTTTTGTTAGAAATTTAACACTTTCTCCTATTGCGGAAATTATTGATAATTGGATGTTCCTACAGGAGGAATTTGACCCAGATGATCTGCTTCCAGATATAGAGTATGGTGTTGGGGTTCAACCATTGCTTTGGCATGAAAAATGGATACCTATTGCAGAAAATGGTGGAGGCGATTATCTTTGTCTTGATACTGATCCAACAGAAGAAGGAGTGGTGGGACAGGTGTTGTATTTTTGGCATGATTGGGGAAGCCGAACAACCGATGCAAAGAGTCTTTTTGAATTTCTAGAAAAATGTTTACACGAAGAAAATGATTCGAGTTTTGAATAGGGAGCATTCCTGTTAGAAACGTTTTCGGGGACTTGAAATAAAAAAAGCCCTCTTGTATGATGCTTGAGTATCAACAGACAATTGACTCGCACATCTACAGAGAGGACTCTATAACAATGAATTTTAATACGAATGAAAAAATTAATCAAGTTTCTGAAAATACGCTTGTCATCGGTATTGACATCGCGAAGTATAAACATTTTGCATGTGCCATCGATGATCGTGGTCGTGTGCTTCAAAAATCATTTCCGATTGCTCAATCACACATGGGATTTGAAGCTTTTTATGAACGATTACTTGCGTTAAAGGCGATACATGATAAACAGGAAATCCTCGTTGGTTTCGAGCCAACAGGTCACTACTGGATGAACTTAGCTGCGTTTTTAACAAACTACGGCATTCCTTTTGTGATGGTGAATCCGATGCACGTCAATCGCTCGAAGGAACTCGATGATAACCTACAAACGAAAAATGACCAAAAGGATGCACTAGTGATTGCTCGTCTAATGCGCGATGGACGCTTCAGCTATCCACGTATTTTAGCGGGTGTAGAAGCAGAACTTCGCAACGGCGCGACATTGCGTGCCAAAATACAAGAAGACTTAAATGCGCTTCAAAATCGGATCATTCGTTGGCTCGATCGCTTTTTTCCTGAATTTACTCAAGTATTTAAAAGTTTTGGGAAGATGGCCTATGCGGTGCTTGAAAAAACACCTCTACCATCGGATATCAATGGAAAAACACCGGAAGAACTGCTCTTCCTTTATCGCCAAGTAGAGGGAATGAAAAGTCCCCAACTACCAAAGGCAAAGCAATTGGGCGAGGTAGCAGAAAGCTCCATTGGAGTGACAGAAGGTCTTGTGATGGCACGTTTTGAAATTGCCACACTCCTCTCTCAAATCCAATTGATGCAGACACAACTTGAAAAATTAACGGCACAGCTCATTGAGCTAGCCAAACAAATGACGGATTATGACTATTTAGCATCTGTTCCTGGAATTGGTGATATCACGATAGTCGATTTACTTTCAGAGGTCGGTTCACTCACACAATATGCGCATCCACGCCAATTAATCAAATTAGCGGGACTCACATTGCGTGAAAACTCCTCTGGTCAGCAAAAAGGACAAAAGCGCATCTCCAAGCGAGGTCGTCGTCAATTACGTGCGCTCCTGTTCCGCGTAATGATGCCGTTAATCAAACATAACCCAGCTTTTCGAGCGTTACACGAATACTACACCACACGTGCCAACAATCCACTGCGTAAAAAGCAATCGATCGTTGTGCTATGTGGCAAGTTAGTAAAGATTTTACATGCCTTGTGCAAAAAGAAAACGATGTTTGATGAACATCAAATGATGAAGGATTTCGCCCATCTTCAGATGACTGCCTAAGCGCCGCCATCAGAAGTCAAAATCAAGAGGATGACATGGAGAAGCCGGCACTATTTTCACCATCCGACCATTCAAACAACTGAAATGAGTCCCTAAGGGAGCATCGCCAGCCTCTGCCTTATGACTAGACCGAACGAAGGAATGTACGCGCAAACAGACGCCTAGAGATATGGGAGGGTCCGTCATCATAAGCAACGCAGAGATCCAACAGTGCATCGCTATAACGCATAAAATCAGGAAGATTATTACCAATTAATGGTCTTTCTTTTAGCGAAGCATACGGATAGTTTGTAAGAAAAAGAAAGAAATACAAAATAACGATAGATGGATGTGTCGAAAAAAATTTTTTTGACACGTAAAAGTGGCGTGAACCATTGATATATCAACATTTATAGAGGGAGGTAAACGACTATGATTAAGCTGACAATGGAAAAATTAAAGATTCATTTAGACCAACTATTTTCGCCTTTTTTAAATCCCCCAGCCTCAGAGGAAGAGATACAGAAGGTTGAAAAGGAGATGGGTATAAAATTTCCTGATGATATAAGAGCGCTCTATCTAATGCATAATGGAGAGACTGAAGACGGGCCCGGTTTGTTCTTTGGATTGCCGTTTTTATCATTAAATGATGTTTTGCAGGAATGGCATGTATGGGAGCAGTTAGAAGAGGAGTTTGCAATGGAGGGGAGTTCTTATTCAGTCCCAACTGGATACATAAAAGAAAGGTATATTAATCGTTCATGGATACCTATTAGTAAAGATTTTGGCGGTAATAATATTGGCATCGATGTCGATCCAGATGAAAAAGGGCGAATAGGTCAGGTCATTAATTTTGGGCGTGATGAGGAAGTAAAATATGTCATAGCTACTCAATTATCGGATTTTCTAGAATTTATCACTGAAACCATTTTACAGGGGAATTATCAAATTGAACAAGAGGAAGACTATCTCTACTGGAATTATAATGACAGCACCCATTTTTTAGATGCACTGAAAAGCCTTGAATTGCCTGTTCTAAAACCTATATCTCATATTTCCAAAGCGGACACTAGTAAATGGACGCAAGATTTAGATTCTCTATGGAAAGAAATCATACAAGAGGATTATTCTAATCCAGAGAATTTTATTAAAAGTAAGCAGCTTTACTTAATTGGGAAAAAACTCACGCATATTCAACCGCTACAATTTTGTACAGAAGTAAAAGAATTAATTTTAACTAGCAATCAATTGACTGATATAACTCCTTTAAATAACATGCTTTCTCTAAAGAAACTCTATTTAATTAAGAATCCGTTAAGTGATTTAACGCCATTAGCGAATCTGGAGCATTTGCAAGAATTAAATATTAATTATACAAAGGTTTTCGATATAGCCCCATTAGTCAGTATGCCACGATTGAAAAATCTGGAAATGGATCAAACAGATATTTACGATTTTTCAATCCTTCAACAATGCCAGGCACTTGAATCCTTATCCGTTTCAATTGTAAATAAAGAACAATTAAAACAAATTGCTCAAATTAAGACTTTAAAACAATTAGACATTCATCAGCTGGAAAATATCGAAGAGGACGATTTATTGCAGTTAGCGCACCTGAATAATTTGCAAATAATAACATTTGAAAAGTGTTATTTGAAAAATCTAGATTGTTTTTCATCCAATCATCAGCTGCGAGAAATCATTTTAAAGAATGCTGTACTTGAGGATGGAACAGTAATTGGAGCACTAAAAAATTTAAAAAGCTTAAAATTAGAAGGGTCAACAGTTGAGAATCTTGAGGTTATTGCAAAATCTTCCTCGCTTAAAAAATTTACAGGATCATTCGAGCAATTTTATTACTTAAAAGACCTTTTTCATCAGGCCATTGACTTTTCTACTATTGTTGGTGGAATGACGGCTGAGGAGCAGAAAGTCTGGCATCAGTATTTAGATACTCATAGGGTCTAAAAGTCATAAGTAGCGTAAAAATCATAAAAATATTATTTTGTATTTGAAAATAGGAGAAAATACACTTTTTAGAAATATTCCGTAAAACGAAGGAAATTCCAAAATTATGACCGATATAATTGAATAGATGGATAGAGGAGGTAAAAAAATTGAATAAAAAATTATTTTTCACAGTAGCCGCTATTCCAGCAGCTCTTATTGTACCGACAGTGGCAGGTGCAGAGGAAGCAACAGTGACAGTGTTAGGACAAAATATGGTAAATGGTGTGTTAAAGGCTTCTATTGAGAATTTACCAGCCAATTCAATCGTGAAAGGTTACCAATGGTATTATGTTGAAAATGCCAATACAAATAAACCAATCTCTGGTGCAACTGCTGCATCTTTTACAGTACCAGTAGACGCAGCTGGAAAAACAATATTTGTAGAAGCCATTACAACGAACGATAGTAAATATAAAAGTGCACCACTAACAATAAATACACTGCAACTGGCAATTGCAAAGCCGACATTTGCAGTTTCTTCTAAATATGTTGTTCCTGGGGAAGTGTTAAAGGCCACAGCCGAAGTGACGGATGGTGCAGGTGCCAAATTACAAAGTAGTCAAATTACATATAGCTATCAATGGTTTTATAAAGTTGGTGAGTCCTTCACTATCATTGACGGGGCTACTAGCGGCACATATACAATTCCGAAAGATGCTTTAGAAAAAAACATGCAAGACATTATGGTTAAGGTAAGAGCAAAAGTTGGTCCCGCGATTGTAGAATCAGATTTTTCTGATGTCATCACAGTATCAAATGAACCGACAAATTCAATGATTACTGAAATTAAAACATTGCTCAAAAACGACCATCAATACGATGTTTCAAGCCTGGAATTATTTAAGGGTGAAGTAACAGCGATGGATGCTAAGTATCAGGCATTAACAGCTCCTGCGAAGGCAAGTGTGACAAATTACGATGTTTTAAAGAGAGCTGTTGCTGATGTGGAATTAATTAGTAAACTTGCTGAGAAAGTAGATAAAGTAAAAGAAGTTAGTGAGAAGGATTTGCAGAAGTATTTAAAAGAGATCGAGGAGTCTTACGATAAGCTGGATTTACTACAGCGAAGCTTGGATGTTAATGATAGTTTATATACTAGCATTAAAAGCCTTCTAAAAGATCCATCTGATATCGAGCAAATTAATGAGGTAAGAAGATTAAATCAAGCCATTGTAGGCTTATTAAAATACGAAAATGCTCTTGTTAAATATGTTCCTGCAAGTAAAGAAGCTTTACAAACGGCTGTAGAGGCAATTGAAAAGGATATAGCCAAACTAAAGCAAAATTACCGCTCTACAGTGCAAAATCAAGCTATTTTAAATGATGCGAAGTCCGATATAAAAAAGGTTGAGCAATTTATCAAATCCTTTGAGAAATTATCACAAAATAATACGCCTAACAAGCAGGTAACTGTTGCGAAATCCATTCGATCCGCCTATGAAAAGCTAACATTTAAACAATTACAATTAGTGCCAAGCAATTATGTGACAATTTTACTTGAAGCTGAAGACGCAGAAGATAATCAAATCCAAAAGCTGAATATAGATATAGCTGGTTATGTATATGGTGCTATCGATAGCTATCCGATTGATCCTTCTGTCCATTCTTGGCAGAGTCATGTTAACAATATAAATCGCATTATTAATGAATATAAGGGCTTAACGAAAAATTCTGCTGCTAAAATTATTCGGTATGAGGATATCCTAATCCTTCAGAAGGACTTTAAGGCAGCTGAAAAAGTAATTAAGGATATGGATGCTTATAAGAAGCTTAGTCAAACTACTGGTGTAGCGGAAAGTAAACTAAATTCAAATTATACTAGTATTTTGAAAGCCTATAATAAATTAACAAGTCTTCAACAATCGCTTGTATATAATGCTGACGATTTTTTATTGAATACACCTAAGGTTACAGTTGACACAGGTGGTAAGGAACCTGCTGATAAGGCTGCAGCCGAAGCGTTAAAGGGTGATATTGCAAAGCTTGCTGATGTTTCAAAATATACATTTACACAATTTGAAACAGCTGTAAATGCTGCAACAGCAACCTATAAAAATTTATCTTCTACTGCACGTAAATATGTAACTAACTATTATTTATTAACAGCCGCTAGTAAGGATTTGTCTGGTGTGAAATCTTTCCATAAAAAGGTGCAAACAGCTAGAGAGGAAACGGATGTTACCAAGCAGGCTAAAAAAATCCAAACAGTTGAAACAGCATATGCAAAGCTGCCTGCAAATCAGCAGCACTTAGCAAAGCAACAATATGATGATTTACTGAATAATCGTATACCAGATGGCAACGCGCCTGATATCTCCAAGCTAAATAGTGAAATTGCAACAATTGTTACGAATGATATGTATACCGTTTCAATCGATAGAATTAATGAACTTTCAGCCCAATATAATAAGCTAAGTTCTAGTGATAAAAAGCGTCTTACTAATGCCACGATTTTAACTACTGCAGTTTCTGATGTGAAGAAAGTAGATTCCTTCATGAAGCAGTATGAAAAGTCATTTAATAGCAATCCGACAACTGTTATAAAAGCTTATGCGAAACTTACTGCAAAACAAATGAGTTTAGTTAGCCCTGTCGTTAGACAAGCTATTCTAGATAAAGAAAAGGGACAGCAGCAATCTAATGATACAGCTTTAAATTTAATTGAAACGATTAATGGATTGCTTGAAAATGGTGAGTATATAGCTGATTTGGAGACGAAGGTAAAAGAAATCCGTACGCAATATGATGCCCTTAGTGCCTCTGAGAAAAAAGTTGTGAAAAATTATTCGAAGCTAACTCAAGCAGAAAGCGACCTGAAAAAGGTAGCGGAGATTCATGCACTTTATGTTCCTGCTGGTGAAGGAAAAGAAGAAGCACGCAAAACTTGGCAAACAGCCTACGGTAAGCTCTCGAAAAAACTAGAAATTCTATATAACAATTTGTATAGCAGTGATGTGTAAGATTCCTTAATTCAATATTGTGTAAAACAAACCTCGAATATGTTTATTATTCGAGGTTTGTTTGTAGAGAAAAGCCTATCATATTCGCTACTATATTTGTCATAAATGATAAATTTTAGGAGATTATGCTGTTTAAAATTGTGTTGTTGAACCAATTAAAACCGTGGCAAAAACTATCGAATTAGCATCTGAAATTGAGCAGGACATGGCGTTTATTCCTTAGATTTATGGTATCCTCACTGAATGAAAGCTATTATGAAGAGTCATATTCAAGATGTAGGCTTTTGGCTTTTTCGGAGGCAATGCCCTGCTGAGGAAAATGGTTCAGGTAAAGCTTTTATCTCGAATGCAGGTCTTTTTGAAATGTTGATATTGTAATATGTGGCTTCATGGAATATTTTCAACGGTCATAACTTGTCAAACTTCGTAGCTACTTTTAAGTTTACAGAATAGGCGCACACGCTGTAGCGGCTCCACATTTAAGAAGAAGTGCATTGCTGTTGAACTTATGAATGTTGGGGTAAACTATTTACACGAGCATATTATTCCAAAGGCGTGCATTACGACATTACAAATTCAAGAAGAACATCCCCAAATGTTGTATAGTCTCTTACCAGAATTTATCATGGGCGGATCTACAGATGTCAGATAGAATGTTCCAACTGTTCAGTGTACAATGGGATGTATGGCATTAGGGACACCGATTCATACGTGGCTGTTTTGTCTCACATGGCATTATGCCAATTGCACATAAGGAAATGTTGCAGGCTGCAAAAAATATGGCTTCCACTGCAATTGCTTGTATTCACAATCCAGTACTGATTGAAGAGGCTAAAAAGGAATGGGAAGAACGTCTGGATGGAGAGACTTATGCATCCTTAAAAGCGTTAGAATAATAGTATAACTTTGGATAGAGCCTTCATAGGTGAACTATGATGGCTCTGTTTTTTCAAAAATATGAGAGGAGCATATATCATGGTAATTGAACATACAAATTTACATCAACAGCTTGTCTCTAGCTGGGTTGAGGAGTTTCGTCCCT
This window harbors:
- a CDS encoding competence protein ComX, producing the protein MINMIQYLEKNPSLVSLLKEKKASLVGVTELEQKAIVDSFDEDVCLENGLWYL
- a CDS encoding endonuclease V; this encodes MLVLEKEEMILDFTSQQNDLKERISLQNNFLVNQISLVAGVDIAYWHKNNKEYGVCCIQVFDFSSKKLIEQVAYINEITVPYISGFLAFRELPLILEAVKKLKTHPSLYMFDGNGYLHKRHMGIATHAAFYLKKPAIGIAKTYYKIENIDFTMPNNIGGAFTNIEIDGEVYGRALRSRKDVKPIFVSCGNWIDLDTATNITMHFIDKDSRLPIPVRYADLATHQARKLHQDDV
- a CDS encoding histidine kinase; translation: MFRKWPLVSIKNNWIWLAISTYLLLGIYLLYVTYSTPYLGITLKEENGQWLIIDPYYKEWANKHQISSGDIILKIDGVQVEEVNSLKYYPVIRGAKDLILMKQDGKIINIKIEPLDIPKQFIYVLVVPTCFYLLNLIITIYLYYKQRNTNLINLLILFILAVSLAYVSLGASGRLDSIGTIVNRSSMLLFLVFLIHFLRDYFLFLNLRWLFIQNIKIFYVIPLMIAIFSVLSIIFPFTNTLFSTITLWLFFILLVLILCVLGVSYYKNKAPQLKILLMSIIIPFLPFLFMYALPKIIFHDHIISADVSSVFLMLIPYSFIFTQLTERIFDMEYFITRLRHYFNFSFAFTIWLMIGLYWITDLSISRMTEIFFFTFLSLIALFYIKEKIDYRKRKILFSTKGDYIHRLYTTVDSIGRVVKIEDLLERFVQEVSLHLEIHHVYVLTYDFHTHAVTSTSKLKEYTQNQVDEVLIEQLRLGDIKKTAHFYIAFIHQDANFKRILVVDHNQSIYLKEEELLWLELLLLYLNNFIENTKMVEGLLEQLKHMKATDKSQMPWLNKLLWLRFEEEKYQLAQELHDTNLQEQLHIAREMDVLVRTKNTVDIQTKLSKIHEHMLASLNDLRGYCENLKPPLLDTLGLNAALEKLIQKIHKRAEFVLVYTIDRLYLEDERLNLMIYRLFQELLNNALKHSYADTVEINLFETEDGFEINYVDNGVGCKMDDIILADSMGIRGMQERVQAFNGQFSIITNLGEGMSIRIMVNEGNTSTTYGYEPYNKRQAYIG
- a CDS encoding SMI1/KNR4 family protein; the protein is MNTQANNLWKCIIEKKGKDALNLQPGATAEEFQLIENTLGVTLPQEMKSFYSIYNGQVWDLGIEPFVRNLTLSPIAEIIDNWMFLQEEFDPDDLLPDIEYGVGVQPLLWHEKWIPIAENGGGDYLCLDTDPTEEGVVGQVLYFWHDWGSRTTDAKSLFEFLEKCLHEENDSSFE
- a CDS encoding AsnC family transcriptional regulator, coding for MICQQILDTIDIQILDILQKESQISNAEIARRVNLSPPATHTRIKRLEGEGFINRQVAILNQEKLGFDLLCYVFISTNIHQAEQLDILENALEAMSEVLECHCLTGEYDYLLKVVIRDRKELDGFIRKLNKLGISRIQTNLSLREIKNSTVLPITNVEFGK
- a CDS encoding IS110 family transposase, with product MNFNTNEKINQVSENTLVIGIDIAKYKHFACAIDDRGRVLQKSFPIAQSHMGFEAFYERLLALKAIHDKQEILVGFEPTGHYWMNLAAFLTNYGIPFVMVNPMHVNRSKELDDNLQTKNDQKDALVIARLMRDGRFSYPRILAGVEAELRNGATLRAKIQEDLNALQNRIIRWLDRFFPEFTQVFKSFGKMAYAVLEKTPLPSDINGKTPEELLFLYRQVEGMKSPQLPKAKQLGEVAESSIGVTEGLVMARFEIATLLSQIQLMQTQLEKLTAQLIELAKQMTDYDYLASVPGIGDITIVDLLSEVGSLTQYAHPRQLIKLAGLTLRENSSGQQKGQKRISKRGRRQLRALLFRVMMPLIKHNPAFRALHEYYTTRANNPLRKKQSIVVLCGKLVKILHALCKKKTMFDEHQMMKDFAHLQMTA